The following proteins are co-located in the Silene latifolia isolate original U9 population chromosome 1, ASM4854445v1, whole genome shotgun sequence genome:
- the LOC141611119 gene encoding UDP-N-acetylglucosamine transporter UGNT1 gives MRSDAEKSTLLPVTDPPLKGDDKLFKGSAMSQRGAYAALSYMSCAVLLVMFNKAALSSYHFPSANVITLFQMMSSCSFLYAMRRWKVISFTATEASSAIDNPITLVPLKTLLYTLPLAFAYLMYMLVTMESVRGVNVPMYTTLRRTTVVFTMVIEYFLAKQKYSSPIVGSVGLIVLGALVAGSRDLSFDAYGYGVVFLANITTAIYLATIARIGKSSGLNSFGLMWCNGLLCGPILLFWTYVRGDLEMMVNFPDLRSPGFLVVMFFSCVLAFFLNYSIFLNTTLNSALTQTICGNLKDFVTIGLGWAIFGGLPFDLLNIIGQLLGFLGSGLYAYYKLVGK, from the exons atgagatcAGATGCAGAGAAGAGTACGTTACTACCAGTGACAGATCCTCCTTTAAAGGGTGATGATAAGCTTTTCAAAGGTTCTGCCATGTCTCAACGTGGGGCTTATGCTGCCCTTTCTTACATGTCTTGTGCtg TGCTTTTGGTTATGTTCAATAAGGCTGCTCTCTCTTCATATCACTTCCCAAGCGCCAACGTGATTACTCTATTTCAG ATGATGAGTTCATGTTCGTTTCTCTATGCTATGCGACGTTGGAAAGTCATATCTTTCACTGCTACTGAGGCTTCAAGTGCTATTGATAATCCTATAACTCTTGTACCTTTGAAGACATTGCTCTACACTTTGCCTCTTGCATTCGCCTATTTGATGTACATG CTAGTCACTATGGAGTCTGTACGTGGAGTGAATGTTCCTATGTATACTACCCTCAGGAGGACAACGGTGGTCTTTACAATGGTTATTGAGTATTTTCTTGCCAAGCAAAAGTATTCATCCCCTATTGTTGGGAG CGTAGGATTGATTGTTTTGGGTGCGTTAGTTGCTGGGTCTCGAGACCTTTCATTTGACGCTTATGGTTATGGAGTTGTGTTTTTAGCCAATATTACAACAGCAATATATCTTGCAACTATCGCTCGAATCG GAAAGTCAAGCGGTCTTAATAGTTTTGGACTTATGTGGTGTAATG GATTGCTATGTGGACCAATATTACTGTTTTGGACTTATGTGAGAGGTGATCTAGAGATGATGGTCAATTTCCCAGACCTGCGTTCGCCTGGGTTTTTG GTTGTTATGTTTTTTTCTTGTGTGTTGGCCTTCTTTTTGAATTACAGTATATTTCTCAATACAACACTAAATTCAGCTCTAACACAGACAATATGTGGTAACCTGAAG GATTTCGTAACCATTGGACTTGGTTGGGCGATATTTGGAGGTCTGCCTTTTGATCTG CTAAATATTATAGGACAGCTTCTTGGTTTTCTGGGCTCGGGTTTGTATGCCTACTATAAGTTGGTAGGCAAATAG